The following coding sequences lie in one Populus trichocarpa isolate Nisqually-1 chromosome 14, P.trichocarpa_v4.1, whole genome shotgun sequence genomic window:
- the LOC7469380 gene encoding uncharacterized protein LOC7469380 isoform X2 — MASVTLHIQSPPLNNDVVSLPRNHFPIVTFKTTFFGSSLTANGKPLSLPKTFRTQPVITSSSSSSSSSSTHTFDVVIIGAGIIWLTIARQFLIGSDLSVAVVDKDVPCSGATGAGQGYLWMVHQEPESDTWDLTMRSYKLWQMFAEKVRAQGLDPLQELGWKRTGSLLVGRTAKEAATLKKKVKRLSEAGLRAKYLTSDALRLKEPELEVGKDGGAAFLPDDCQLDAQRAVAFIQKANRHFSIKGRYAEFFHDPVTGLLRSDSSSEVEGVRTFKNTLYSKKAVIVAAGCWSGSLAHDLFRESDILLNVPVKPRKGHLVVLENFSSFRLDHGLMEMGYVDHLHDALDRKSSHSVKVEEGQTPSVSMTATMDTMGNLVLGSSRQFTGYSTKVDESIINHIWKRAGEFFPKLKELPLEDFTLDRKVRIGLRPYMPDGKPVIGPVPGLMNVIIATGHEGGGLSMVISVSLFSTEEKWLGVFPFLFFFSPSKNKFRLLSLTILF, encoded by the exons ATGGCTTCCGTTACGCTACACATACAGTCACCACCACTCAACAACGACGTCGTTTCGCTTCCAAGGAATCATTTCCCTATCGTCACCTTCAAAACAACCTTTTTTGGCTCCTCGTTGACCGCGAACGGGAAACCGCTTTCTCTACCAAAAACCTTTCGAACTCAACCCGTaatcacttcttcttcttcttcttcttcttcttcttctactcaCACGTTTGATGTTGTAATTATTGGTGCTGGAATCATCTGGTTAACTATTGCCCGGCAGTTCCTCATCGGGTCGGACCTTTCCGTTGCTGTTGTTGATAAGGACGTCCCTTGCTCTGGTGCTACTGGCGCTG GGCAGGGATACTTGTGGATGGTGCACCAGGAACCAGAGAGTGACACATGGGACCTCACAATGAGAAGCTATAAACTGTGGCAAATGTTTGCAGAGAAGGTGCGTGCCCAAGGCCTGGATCCGTTACAAGAATTAGGTTGGAAACGGActg gaaGTTTGTTGGTAGGCAGAACTGCCAAAGAGGCAGCAACgttgaaaaagaaagtgaagAGATTATCTGAAGCTGGATTGAGAGCAAAGTACTTAACAAGTGATGCTTTGCGATTAAAGGAACCTGAGCTTGAGGTCGGTAAAGATGGTGGGGCTGCGTTTCTACCCGATGATTGTCAATTGGACGCTCAACGTGCTGTTGCATTCATTCAaaag GCTAATAGGCATTTTTCTATAAAAGGGAGATATGCGGAGTTCTTTCATGATCCTGTGACAGGTTTATTGAG ATCTGATAGCAGCAGTGAGGTTGAAGGTGTTCGGACTTTCAAGAATACATTGTACAGTAAGAAGGCTGTTATAGTGGCAGCTGGTTGTTGGAGCGGGTCTTTGGCACATGACTTGTTTAGAGAATCAGATATTTTGTTGAATGTCCCTGTTAAGCCTCGGAAG GGTCACTTGGTTGTCCTTGAGAACTTTAGTTCCTTTAGATTGGACCATGGCCTGATGGAGATGGGTTATGTTGATCATCTACATGATGCTTTAGATCGCAAAAGTTCACATTCAGTAAAAGTTGAGGAAGGGCAAACCCCGTCTGTCTCGATGACGGCCACGATGGACACAATGGGAAACCTTGTTCTTG GGAGCAGCCGTCAGTTTACTGGGTATAGCACTAAAGTGGATGAGTCCATTATTAATCATATATGGAAGAGGGCTGGAGAGTTCTTTCCCAAACTAAAAGAGCTGCCCCTTGAAGATTTCACTTTGGATAGAAAAGTGAGAATAGGATTACGCCCTTATA TGCCTGATGGGAAGCCAGTGATTGGGCCTGTGCCTGGTTTGATGAATGTGATCATCGCAACTGGGCATGAAGGAGGAGGACTTTCTATGGTAATATCTGTATCCCTCTTTTCCACTGAAGAAAAGTGGTTAggtgtttttcctttcttattctttttttccccttctaaaaataaattcaggCTTTTAAGTTTGACCATATTGTTCTAG
- the LOC7469380 gene encoding uncharacterized protein LOC7469380 isoform X1, whose protein sequence is MASVTLHIQSPPLNNDVVSLPRNHFPIVTFKTTFFGSSLTANGKPLSLPKTFRTQPVITSSSSSSSSSSTHTFDVVIIGAGIIWLTIARQFLIGSDLSVAVVDKDVPCSGATGAVTGQGYLWMVHQEPESDTWDLTMRSYKLWQMFAEKVRAQGLDPLQELGWKRTGSLLVGRTAKEAATLKKKVKRLSEAGLRAKYLTSDALRLKEPELEVGKDGGAAFLPDDCQLDAQRAVAFIQKANRHFSIKGRYAEFFHDPVTGLLRSDSSSEVEGVRTFKNTLYSKKAVIVAAGCWSGSLAHDLFRESDILLNVPVKPRKGHLVVLENFSSFRLDHGLMEMGYVDHLHDALDRKSSHSVKVEEGQTPSVSMTATMDTMGNLVLGSSRQFTGYSTKVDESIINHIWKRAGEFFPKLKELPLEDFTLDRKVRIGLRPYMPDGKPVIGPVPGLMNVIIATGHEGGGLSMVISVSLFSTEEKWLGVFPFLFFFSPSKNKFRLLSLTILF, encoded by the exons ATGGCTTCCGTTACGCTACACATACAGTCACCACCACTCAACAACGACGTCGTTTCGCTTCCAAGGAATCATTTCCCTATCGTCACCTTCAAAACAACCTTTTTTGGCTCCTCGTTGACCGCGAACGGGAAACCGCTTTCTCTACCAAAAACCTTTCGAACTCAACCCGTaatcacttcttcttcttcttcttcttcttcttcttctactcaCACGTTTGATGTTGTAATTATTGGTGCTGGAATCATCTGGTTAACTATTGCCCGGCAGTTCCTCATCGGGTCGGACCTTTCCGTTGCTGTTGTTGATAAGGACGTCCCTTGCTCTGGTGCTACTGGCGCTG TTACAGGGCAGGGATACTTGTGGATGGTGCACCAGGAACCAGAGAGTGACACATGGGACCTCACAATGAGAAGCTATAAACTGTGGCAAATGTTTGCAGAGAAGGTGCGTGCCCAAGGCCTGGATCCGTTACAAGAATTAGGTTGGAAACGGActg gaaGTTTGTTGGTAGGCAGAACTGCCAAAGAGGCAGCAACgttgaaaaagaaagtgaagAGATTATCTGAAGCTGGATTGAGAGCAAAGTACTTAACAAGTGATGCTTTGCGATTAAAGGAACCTGAGCTTGAGGTCGGTAAAGATGGTGGGGCTGCGTTTCTACCCGATGATTGTCAATTGGACGCTCAACGTGCTGTTGCATTCATTCAaaag GCTAATAGGCATTTTTCTATAAAAGGGAGATATGCGGAGTTCTTTCATGATCCTGTGACAGGTTTATTGAG ATCTGATAGCAGCAGTGAGGTTGAAGGTGTTCGGACTTTCAAGAATACATTGTACAGTAAGAAGGCTGTTATAGTGGCAGCTGGTTGTTGGAGCGGGTCTTTGGCACATGACTTGTTTAGAGAATCAGATATTTTGTTGAATGTCCCTGTTAAGCCTCGGAAG GGTCACTTGGTTGTCCTTGAGAACTTTAGTTCCTTTAGATTGGACCATGGCCTGATGGAGATGGGTTATGTTGATCATCTACATGATGCTTTAGATCGCAAAAGTTCACATTCAGTAAAAGTTGAGGAAGGGCAAACCCCGTCTGTCTCGATGACGGCCACGATGGACACAATGGGAAACCTTGTTCTTG GGAGCAGCCGTCAGTTTACTGGGTATAGCACTAAAGTGGATGAGTCCATTATTAATCATATATGGAAGAGGGCTGGAGAGTTCTTTCCCAAACTAAAAGAGCTGCCCCTTGAAGATTTCACTTTGGATAGAAAAGTGAGAATAGGATTACGCCCTTATA TGCCTGATGGGAAGCCAGTGATTGGGCCTGTGCCTGGTTTGATGAATGTGATCATCGCAACTGGGCATGAAGGAGGAGGACTTTCTATGGTAATATCTGTATCCCTCTTTTCCACTGAAGAAAAGTGGTTAggtgtttttcctttcttattctttttttccccttctaaaaataaattcaggCTTTTAAGTTTGACCATATTGTTCTAG
- the LOC7469380 gene encoding uncharacterized protein LOC7469380 isoform X4, producing MASVTLHIQSPPLNNDVVSLPRNHFPIVTFKTTFFGSSLTANGKPLSLPKTFRTQPVITSSSSSSSSSSTHTFDVVIIGAGIIWLTIARQFLIGSDLSVAVVDKDVPCSGATGAVTGQGYLWMVHQEPESDTWDLTMRSYKLWQMFAEKVRAQGLDPLQELGWKRTGSLLVGRTAKEAATLKKKVKRLSEAGLRAKYLTSDALRLKEPELEVGKDGGAAFLPDDCQLDAQRAVAFIQKANRHFSIKGRYAEFFHDPVTGLLRSDSSSEVEGVRTFKNTLYSKKAVIVAAGCWSGSLAHDLFRESDILLNVPVKPRKGHLVVLENFSSFRLDHGLMEMGYVDHLHDALDRKSSHSVKVEEGQTPSVSMTATMDTMGNLVLGSSRQFTGYSTKVDESIINHIWKRAGEFFPKLKELPLEDFTLDRKVRIGLRPYMPDGKPVIGPVPGLMNVIIATGHEGGGLSMALGTAEMVADMVLGNLGIVDLAAFALQGRCC from the exons ATGGCTTCCGTTACGCTACACATACAGTCACCACCACTCAACAACGACGTCGTTTCGCTTCCAAGGAATCATTTCCCTATCGTCACCTTCAAAACAACCTTTTTTGGCTCCTCGTTGACCGCGAACGGGAAACCGCTTTCTCTACCAAAAACCTTTCGAACTCAACCCGTaatcacttcttcttcttcttcttcttcttcttcttctactcaCACGTTTGATGTTGTAATTATTGGTGCTGGAATCATCTGGTTAACTATTGCCCGGCAGTTCCTCATCGGGTCGGACCTTTCCGTTGCTGTTGTTGATAAGGACGTCCCTTGCTCTGGTGCTACTGGCGCTG TTACAGGGCAGGGATACTTGTGGATGGTGCACCAGGAACCAGAGAGTGACACATGGGACCTCACAATGAGAAGCTATAAACTGTGGCAAATGTTTGCAGAGAAGGTGCGTGCCCAAGGCCTGGATCCGTTACAAGAATTAGGTTGGAAACGGActg gaaGTTTGTTGGTAGGCAGAACTGCCAAAGAGGCAGCAACgttgaaaaagaaagtgaagAGATTATCTGAAGCTGGATTGAGAGCAAAGTACTTAACAAGTGATGCTTTGCGATTAAAGGAACCTGAGCTTGAGGTCGGTAAAGATGGTGGGGCTGCGTTTCTACCCGATGATTGTCAATTGGACGCTCAACGTGCTGTTGCATTCATTCAaaag GCTAATAGGCATTTTTCTATAAAAGGGAGATATGCGGAGTTCTTTCATGATCCTGTGACAGGTTTATTGAG ATCTGATAGCAGCAGTGAGGTTGAAGGTGTTCGGACTTTCAAGAATACATTGTACAGTAAGAAGGCTGTTATAGTGGCAGCTGGTTGTTGGAGCGGGTCTTTGGCACATGACTTGTTTAGAGAATCAGATATTTTGTTGAATGTCCCTGTTAAGCCTCGGAAG GGTCACTTGGTTGTCCTTGAGAACTTTAGTTCCTTTAGATTGGACCATGGCCTGATGGAGATGGGTTATGTTGATCATCTACATGATGCTTTAGATCGCAAAAGTTCACATTCAGTAAAAGTTGAGGAAGGGCAAACCCCGTCTGTCTCGATGACGGCCACGATGGACACAATGGGAAACCTTGTTCTTG GGAGCAGCCGTCAGTTTACTGGGTATAGCACTAAAGTGGATGAGTCCATTATTAATCATATATGGAAGAGGGCTGGAGAGTTCTTTCCCAAACTAAAAGAGCTGCCCCTTGAAGATTTCACTTTGGATAGAAAAGTGAGAATAGGATTACGCCCTTATA TGCCTGATGGGAAGCCAGTGATTGGGCCTGTGCCTGGTTTGATGAATGTGATCATCGCAACTGGGCATGAAGGAGGAGGACTTTCTATG GCTTTGGGTACTGCTGAAATGGTTGCTGATATGGTGTTGGGCAATCTTGGAATTGTTGATTTGGCAGCATTTGCACTTCAGGGTCGATGTTGCTAA
- the LOC7464439 gene encoding poly(A)-specific ribonuclease PARN-like produces MVAVSPLLQRRLLSTSVTRTHHKPQQQWSVKQVTKSNFADTLEDIKSHVSNSDFVAVSLQNTGFFSAPWQRVSPFDTADTAYLKAKYAAERFQVLHFAVCPFTVRASKVTAYPYNFHLFPRAELKMEMPSYSFYCQTSSLISMARQGFDFNSCINDGISYLSREQESAAKIQMGNPILAKNVTESTSTLSVADSVFVERIKSHIKNWKKACKETSTRKEGNQIQDALVRSLRKLVLGNEEYDSRPCMNIDVCSERQAQLVVEMLQEFADDVVPLIIPAKGGAMQAVRVVLTSSKEDKDLLQGKLQNDEQELKKKVRGFREVIDLISASQKPVVSHGSLNDLTVIHSKFIAPLPPTVDEFMCSLRLAFPLVIDVNHLMKEISPLRKVTSIPVAISQLKNRFFTPIDMEIPCQAMENEDTIHGQNVVKICELFARLCSILKIDPAAVKSDEEKGASALEAYANIFSPFCTASEEPIDGEIKIWTNNTRTVSCEDMVFLWGFGDRVTAGILKSLLQESHEAFSKEFDVRLVDNSCAIVIFWQHGLTETFLNTMNKCSDMRGPLREMVSEGLRAAGYETYNRACRLGLWESSLADSLDRALADSDCASEADSKTKCSDRCNEWIINLDDL; encoded by the exons atggttgcCGTCTCCCCGCTGCTGCAAAGGCGCCTGTTAAGCACCAGCGTGACTAGAACCCACCATAAACCTCAACAGCAATGGAGCGTAAAGCAAGTCACAAAATCAAACTTCGCTGACACTCTTGAGGACATAAAATCCCATGTCTCCAATTCCGATTTTGTGGCCGTGTCCTTGCAAAACACCGGCTTCTTCTCCGCCCCTTGGCAACGCGTCTCCCCTTTTGACACCGCCGACACGGCTTACTTAAAAGCCAAGTATGCCGCTGAAAGGTTCCAGGTTCTTCATTTCGCTGTTTGCCCCTTCACTGTCAGGGCTTCTAAAGTCACTGCCTACCC ATATAATTTTCACTTGTTCCCAAGAGCTGAACTAAAGATGGAAATGCCTTCTTACAGTTTTTATTGTCAAACCTCGTCTTTGATATCTATGGCTCGCCAAGGTTTTGACTTTAATTCTTGCATAAATGATG GTATCTCATACTTGTCCAGAGAACAAGAATCTGCTGCAAAAATTCAGATGGGGAATCCAATACTTGCAAAGAATGTGACAGAATCCACTTCTACCCTTTCTGTTGCTGATTCTGTATTCGTTGAAAGGATTAAATCACACATTAAAAATTGGAAGAAAGCATGTAAAGAAACTAgcacaaggaaagaaggcaACCAAATTCAAG ATGCTCTGGTCAGATCCCTAAGAAAACTCGTTCTAGGAAATGAAGAGTATGATTCAAGACCGTGCATGAATATAGATGTTTGCAGTGAACGCCAAGCGCAGCTTGTGGTTGAG ATGTTGCAAGAATTTGCTGATGATGTTGTTCCTTTAATAATTCCAGCAAAGGGTGGAGCAATGCAGGCAGTTCGTGTTGTTTTAACAAGTTCAAAGGAGGATAAAGATCTTCTGCAG GGAAAGCTTCAAAATGACGAACAGGAACTAAAGAAAAAGGTCCGTGGCTTTCGAGAGGTGATCGATTTGATATCTGCTTCTCAGAAGCCTGTTGTCTCGCATGGTTCCCTTAATG ATTTAACAGTTATTCATTCAAAATTCATAGCTCCCCTGCCTCCTACAGTGGATGAGTTTATGTGTTCCTTGCGTTTGGCTTTCCCCCTGGTAATTGATGTCAACCATCTGATGAAGGAGATCAGTCCTCTGAGAAAAGTTACTAGTATACCTGTAGCTATTTCTCAATTAAAGAATCGGTTCTTTACACCCATTGATATGGAAATTCCATGCCAAG CTATGGAAAATGAAGACACTATTCATGGGCAAAATGTTGTGAAGATTTGTGAATTGTTTGCTAGGCTATGCAGTATACTCAAAATCGATCCTGCTGCTGTCAAATCAGATGAAGAAAAAGGGGCTTCAGCCCTTGAAGCTTACGCAAATATTTTCAGTCCATTCTGTACTGCATCTGAAGAACCAATAGATGGAGAAATCAAAATATGGACTAACAACACAAGAACTGTGAGCTGTGAGGATATGGTTTTCTTGTGGGGATTTGGGGATAGGGTGACAGCTGGGATACTAAAGAGCCTGCTACAAGAGTCTCATGAAGCTTTCTCCAAGGAATTTGATGTGCGATTGGTAGATAATAGCTGCGCCATTGTGATTTTCTGGCAACATGGGTTGACAGAAACTTTTCTGAATACCATGAATAAGTGCTCAGACATGCGCGGACCTTTGAGGGAGATGGTTTCAGAAGGTCTAAGAGCTGCAGGGTATGAGACTTACAATAGAGCTTGTAGGTTAGGTTTATGGGAGTCAAGTTTAGCAGATTCCTTAGACAGAGCCTTGGCTGACTCTGACTGTGCTTCCGAAGCTGATTCTAAAACGAAGTGTTCAGATAGGTGCAATGAGTGGATAATTAACCTGGATGATCTCTGA
- the LOC7469380 gene encoding uncharacterized protein LOC7469380 isoform X5 → MASVTLHIQSPPLNNDVVSLPRNHFPIVTFKTTFFGSSLTANGKPLSLPKTFRTQPVITSSSSSSSSSSTHTFDVVIIGAGIIWLTIARQFLIGSDLSVAVVDKDVPCSGATGAGQGYLWMVHQEPESDTWDLTMRSYKLWQMFAEKVRAQGLDPLQELGWKRTGSLLVGRTAKEAATLKKKVKRLSEAGLRAKYLTSDALRLKEPELEVGKDGGAAFLPDDCQLDAQRAVAFIQKANRHFSIKGRYAEFFHDPVTGLLRSDSSSEVEGVRTFKNTLYSKKAVIVAAGCWSGSLAHDLFRESDILLNVPVKPRKGHLVVLENFSSFRLDHGLMEMGYVDHLHDALDRKSSHSVKVEEGQTPSVSMTATMDTMGNLVLGSSRQFTGYSTKVDESIINHIWKRAGEFFPKLKELPLEDFTLDRKVRIGLRPYMPDGKPVIGPVPGLMNVIIATGHEGGGLSMALGTAEMVADMVLGNLGIVDLAAFALQGRCC, encoded by the exons ATGGCTTCCGTTACGCTACACATACAGTCACCACCACTCAACAACGACGTCGTTTCGCTTCCAAGGAATCATTTCCCTATCGTCACCTTCAAAACAACCTTTTTTGGCTCCTCGTTGACCGCGAACGGGAAACCGCTTTCTCTACCAAAAACCTTTCGAACTCAACCCGTaatcacttcttcttcttcttcttcttcttcttcttctactcaCACGTTTGATGTTGTAATTATTGGTGCTGGAATCATCTGGTTAACTATTGCCCGGCAGTTCCTCATCGGGTCGGACCTTTCCGTTGCTGTTGTTGATAAGGACGTCCCTTGCTCTGGTGCTACTGGCGCTG GGCAGGGATACTTGTGGATGGTGCACCAGGAACCAGAGAGTGACACATGGGACCTCACAATGAGAAGCTATAAACTGTGGCAAATGTTTGCAGAGAAGGTGCGTGCCCAAGGCCTGGATCCGTTACAAGAATTAGGTTGGAAACGGActg gaaGTTTGTTGGTAGGCAGAACTGCCAAAGAGGCAGCAACgttgaaaaagaaagtgaagAGATTATCTGAAGCTGGATTGAGAGCAAAGTACTTAACAAGTGATGCTTTGCGATTAAAGGAACCTGAGCTTGAGGTCGGTAAAGATGGTGGGGCTGCGTTTCTACCCGATGATTGTCAATTGGACGCTCAACGTGCTGTTGCATTCATTCAaaag GCTAATAGGCATTTTTCTATAAAAGGGAGATATGCGGAGTTCTTTCATGATCCTGTGACAGGTTTATTGAG ATCTGATAGCAGCAGTGAGGTTGAAGGTGTTCGGACTTTCAAGAATACATTGTACAGTAAGAAGGCTGTTATAGTGGCAGCTGGTTGTTGGAGCGGGTCTTTGGCACATGACTTGTTTAGAGAATCAGATATTTTGTTGAATGTCCCTGTTAAGCCTCGGAAG GGTCACTTGGTTGTCCTTGAGAACTTTAGTTCCTTTAGATTGGACCATGGCCTGATGGAGATGGGTTATGTTGATCATCTACATGATGCTTTAGATCGCAAAAGTTCACATTCAGTAAAAGTTGAGGAAGGGCAAACCCCGTCTGTCTCGATGACGGCCACGATGGACACAATGGGAAACCTTGTTCTTG GGAGCAGCCGTCAGTTTACTGGGTATAGCACTAAAGTGGATGAGTCCATTATTAATCATATATGGAAGAGGGCTGGAGAGTTCTTTCCCAAACTAAAAGAGCTGCCCCTTGAAGATTTCACTTTGGATAGAAAAGTGAGAATAGGATTACGCCCTTATA TGCCTGATGGGAAGCCAGTGATTGGGCCTGTGCCTGGTTTGATGAATGTGATCATCGCAACTGGGCATGAAGGAGGAGGACTTTCTATG GCTTTGGGTACTGCTGAAATGGTTGCTGATATGGTGTTGGGCAATCTTGGAATTGTTGATTTGGCAGCATTTGCACTTCAGGGTCGATGTTGCTAA
- the LOC7469380 gene encoding uncharacterized protein LOC7469380 isoform X3 — protein sequence MASVTLHIQSPPLNNDVVSLPRNHFPIVTFKTTFFGSSLTANGKPLSLPKTFRTQPVITSSSSSSSSSSTHTFDVVIIGAGIIWLTIARQFLIGSDLSVAVVDKDVPCSGATGAVTGQGYLWMVHQEPESDTWDLTMRSYKLWQMFAEKVRAQGLDPLQELGSLLVGRTAKEAATLKKKVKRLSEAGLRAKYLTSDALRLKEPELEVGKDGGAAFLPDDCQLDAQRAVAFIQKANRHFSIKGRYAEFFHDPVTGLLRSDSSSEVEGVRTFKNTLYSKKAVIVAAGCWSGSLAHDLFRESDILLNVPVKPRKGHLVVLENFSSFRLDHGLMEMGYVDHLHDALDRKSSHSVKVEEGQTPSVSMTATMDTMGNLVLGSSRQFTGYSTKVDESIINHIWKRAGEFFPKLKELPLEDFTLDRKVRIGLRPYMPDGKPVIGPVPGLMNVIIATGHEGGGLSMVISVSLFSTEEKWLGVFPFLFFFSPSKNKFRLLSLTILF from the exons ATGGCTTCCGTTACGCTACACATACAGTCACCACCACTCAACAACGACGTCGTTTCGCTTCCAAGGAATCATTTCCCTATCGTCACCTTCAAAACAACCTTTTTTGGCTCCTCGTTGACCGCGAACGGGAAACCGCTTTCTCTACCAAAAACCTTTCGAACTCAACCCGTaatcacttcttcttcttcttcttcttcttcttcttctactcaCACGTTTGATGTTGTAATTATTGGTGCTGGAATCATCTGGTTAACTATTGCCCGGCAGTTCCTCATCGGGTCGGACCTTTCCGTTGCTGTTGTTGATAAGGACGTCCCTTGCTCTGGTGCTACTGGCGCTG TTACAGGGCAGGGATACTTGTGGATGGTGCACCAGGAACCAGAGAGTGACACATGGGACCTCACAATGAGAAGCTATAAACTGTGGCAAATGTTTGCAGAGAAGGTGCGTGCCCAAGGCCTGGATCCGTTACAAGAATTAG gaaGTTTGTTGGTAGGCAGAACTGCCAAAGAGGCAGCAACgttgaaaaagaaagtgaagAGATTATCTGAAGCTGGATTGAGAGCAAAGTACTTAACAAGTGATGCTTTGCGATTAAAGGAACCTGAGCTTGAGGTCGGTAAAGATGGTGGGGCTGCGTTTCTACCCGATGATTGTCAATTGGACGCTCAACGTGCTGTTGCATTCATTCAaaag GCTAATAGGCATTTTTCTATAAAAGGGAGATATGCGGAGTTCTTTCATGATCCTGTGACAGGTTTATTGAG ATCTGATAGCAGCAGTGAGGTTGAAGGTGTTCGGACTTTCAAGAATACATTGTACAGTAAGAAGGCTGTTATAGTGGCAGCTGGTTGTTGGAGCGGGTCTTTGGCACATGACTTGTTTAGAGAATCAGATATTTTGTTGAATGTCCCTGTTAAGCCTCGGAAG GGTCACTTGGTTGTCCTTGAGAACTTTAGTTCCTTTAGATTGGACCATGGCCTGATGGAGATGGGTTATGTTGATCATCTACATGATGCTTTAGATCGCAAAAGTTCACATTCAGTAAAAGTTGAGGAAGGGCAAACCCCGTCTGTCTCGATGACGGCCACGATGGACACAATGGGAAACCTTGTTCTTG GGAGCAGCCGTCAGTTTACTGGGTATAGCACTAAAGTGGATGAGTCCATTATTAATCATATATGGAAGAGGGCTGGAGAGTTCTTTCCCAAACTAAAAGAGCTGCCCCTTGAAGATTTCACTTTGGATAGAAAAGTGAGAATAGGATTACGCCCTTATA TGCCTGATGGGAAGCCAGTGATTGGGCCTGTGCCTGGTTTGATGAATGTGATCATCGCAACTGGGCATGAAGGAGGAGGACTTTCTATGGTAATATCTGTATCCCTCTTTTCCACTGAAGAAAAGTGGTTAggtgtttttcctttcttattctttttttccccttctaaaaataaattcaggCTTTTAAGTTTGACCATATTGTTCTAG